One part of the Diceros bicornis minor isolate mBicDic1 chromosome 38, mDicBic1.mat.cur, whole genome shotgun sequence genome encodes these proteins:
- the LAD1 gene encoding ladinin-1 isoform X1 produces the protein MSVSRKDWSALSSLARQRTLEDEEEQERERRRRHRHLSSTADDEAPRPTQNGGRPAMERLPSVEEAKVPRSPPAAFKDEEEDVQAILRTRQERRQRRQVVEGTQAPVLAQLEAEEGRDSSGPGQVPKKEAELPPRRRLSQEQRGPWAREEESLAGREPGGWKKGVSEKTPAPDKSPVSGKSSVPETTLAPEKRLVSEETSVSEKGLGPKETSVLGKTAVSEKRPITERKAVLEKTGISEKPPAPGKTSGSERRLVSEKASIFEKSPATETKLAPKRAAASEQLASGGSPSSTKEQGGRALPEKSPQASAELGEQGALDRPAVASRLPPITLQVKIPSKEDEVDAALPTQATFSSSLKRSSPRTISFRMSSRKDNSETGLTRSASVRLPASTVKLGEKLERYHTAVQRSESVKSPGSSRTEFLVAPVGVASKRHLFEKELVGQSRAEPASSRKENLKLSGVVTSRLNLWISRSQGSGDQDPQEVQKESAAARRTPRGSKAEPSLDVEV, from the exons ATGTCCGTCAGCAGAAAGGACTGGTCGGCGCTGTCCAG CCTGGCCAGGCAGCGGACtctggaggatgaggaggagcagGAACGAGAGCGCCGGCGGAGGCACCGCCATCTGAGCTCCACCGCGGACGACGAGGCTCCCAGGCCCACCCAGAACGGAGGCCGGCCGGCCATGGAGAG ACTGCCGAGCGTGGAGGAAGCGAAGGTGCCCAGGTCACCACCAGCGGCCTtcaaagatgaggaggaggacGTCCAGGCCATCCTCAGGACACGGCAGGAGCGCAGGCAGAGGCGGCAGGTGGTGGAGGGGACACAGGCGCCCGTCCTGGCACagctggaggcagaggagggacGGGACAGCTCGGGCCCTGGGCAGGTGCCCAAGAAGGAGGCAGAGCTGCCGCCTCGCCGGAGACTAAGCCAGGAGCAGCGGGGCCCCTgggccagggaggaggagagctTGGCGGGCAGAGAGCCGGGAGGCTGGAAGAAGGGGGTCTCGGAGAAGACCCCAGCTCCAGACAAGAGCCCGGTTTCGGGGAAGTCCTCCGTTCCAGAGACGACATTAGCACCTGAAAAGAGACTGGTCTCGGAGGAAACTTCCGTCTCCGAGAAGGGCCTGGGCCCCAAGGAAACATCTGTGTTGGGGAAGACAGCAGTGTCAGAGAAAAGACCCATCACAGAGAGAAAggcagttctagaaaaaacaggCATCTCAGAGAAGCCGCCTGCCCCAGGGAAGACGTCGGGCTCAGAGAGGAGACTGGTGTCTGAGAAAGCGTCGATCTTTGAGAAGTCCCCGGCCACAGAGACAAAGCTGGCCCCAAAGAGGGCAGCAGCCTCGGAGCAGCTGGCCTCTGGGGGAAGCCCGTCCAGCACCAAGGAGCAGGGAGGAAGGGCCCTCCCCGAGAAGAGCCCCCAGGCCTCCGCAGAGCTGGGAGAGCAGGGGGCGTTGGACCGTCCAGCTGTGGCTTCGCGCCTCCCTCCCATCACACTCCAG GTGAAGATCCCCAGCAAGGAAGACGAGGTGGACGCGGCCTTGCCCACCCAGGCCACCTTCAGCAGCTCCCTCAAACGCTCCAGCCCCAGGACCATCTCCTTTCGA ATGAGCTCCCGGAAAGACAACTCGGAAACAGGCTTAACCCGCAG CGCCAGTGTGAGGCTCCCAGCCAGCACGGTCAAATTAGGCGAGAAGCTGGAGAGATACCACACAGCTGTGCAG AGATCAGAATCCGTCAAGAGTCCTGGCTCCTCCCGCACTGAGTTCTTGGTGGCTCCCGTGGGTGTAGCCAGCAAGCGCCATCTCTTTGAGAAGGAGCTGGTGggccagagcagagcagagccagCATCCAGTCGGAAG GAGAACTTGAAGCTTTCAGGGGTTGTGACATCGAGGCTCAACCTGTGGATCAGCAGGTCCCAGGGGTCTGGAGATCAGGACCCCCAG GAGGTGCAGAAAGAATCAGCCGCCGCCAGGAGGACCCCAAGGGGAAGCAAAGCAGAGCCCTCCCTGGACGTCGAg GTGTGA
- the LAD1 gene encoding ladinin-1 isoform X2: MEKLRQGVRRLPSVEEAKVPRSPPAAFKDEEEDVQAILRTRQERRQRRQVVEGTQAPVLAQLEAEEGRDSSGPGQVPKKEAELPPRRRLSQEQRGPWAREEESLAGREPGGWKKGVSEKTPAPDKSPVSGKSSVPETTLAPEKRLVSEETSVSEKGLGPKETSVLGKTAVSEKRPITERKAVLEKTGISEKPPAPGKTSGSERRLVSEKASIFEKSPATETKLAPKRAAASEQLASGGSPSSTKEQGGRALPEKSPQASAELGEQGALDRPAVASRLPPITLQVKIPSKEDEVDAALPTQATFSSSLKRSSPRTISFRMSSRKDNSETGLTRSASVRLPASTVKLGEKLERYHTAVQRSESVKSPGSSRTEFLVAPVGVASKRHLFEKELVGQSRAEPASSRKENLKLSGVVTSRLNLWISRSQGSGDQDPQEVQKESAAARRTPRGSKAEPSLDVEV, from the exons atggagaaactgcgTCAAGGAGTCCGTAG ACTGCCGAGCGTGGAGGAAGCGAAGGTGCCCAGGTCACCACCAGCGGCCTtcaaagatgaggaggaggacGTCCAGGCCATCCTCAGGACACGGCAGGAGCGCAGGCAGAGGCGGCAGGTGGTGGAGGGGACACAGGCGCCCGTCCTGGCACagctggaggcagaggagggacGGGACAGCTCGGGCCCTGGGCAGGTGCCCAAGAAGGAGGCAGAGCTGCCGCCTCGCCGGAGACTAAGCCAGGAGCAGCGGGGCCCCTgggccagggaggaggagagctTGGCGGGCAGAGAGCCGGGAGGCTGGAAGAAGGGGGTCTCGGAGAAGACCCCAGCTCCAGACAAGAGCCCGGTTTCGGGGAAGTCCTCCGTTCCAGAGACGACATTAGCACCTGAAAAGAGACTGGTCTCGGAGGAAACTTCCGTCTCCGAGAAGGGCCTGGGCCCCAAGGAAACATCTGTGTTGGGGAAGACAGCAGTGTCAGAGAAAAGACCCATCACAGAGAGAAAggcagttctagaaaaaacaggCATCTCAGAGAAGCCGCCTGCCCCAGGGAAGACGTCGGGCTCAGAGAGGAGACTGGTGTCTGAGAAAGCGTCGATCTTTGAGAAGTCCCCGGCCACAGAGACAAAGCTGGCCCCAAAGAGGGCAGCAGCCTCGGAGCAGCTGGCCTCTGGGGGAAGCCCGTCCAGCACCAAGGAGCAGGGAGGAAGGGCCCTCCCCGAGAAGAGCCCCCAGGCCTCCGCAGAGCTGGGAGAGCAGGGGGCGTTGGACCGTCCAGCTGTGGCTTCGCGCCTCCCTCCCATCACACTCCAG GTGAAGATCCCCAGCAAGGAAGACGAGGTGGACGCGGCCTTGCCCACCCAGGCCACCTTCAGCAGCTCCCTCAAACGCTCCAGCCCCAGGACCATCTCCTTTCGA ATGAGCTCCCGGAAAGACAACTCGGAAACAGGCTTAACCCGCAG CGCCAGTGTGAGGCTCCCAGCCAGCACGGTCAAATTAGGCGAGAAGCTGGAGAGATACCACACAGCTGTGCAG AGATCAGAATCCGTCAAGAGTCCTGGCTCCTCCCGCACTGAGTTCTTGGTGGCTCCCGTGGGTGTAGCCAGCAAGCGCCATCTCTTTGAGAAGGAGCTGGTGggccagagcagagcagagccagCATCCAGTCGGAAG GAGAACTTGAAGCTTTCAGGGGTTGTGACATCGAGGCTCAACCTGTGGATCAGCAGGTCCCAGGGGTCTGGAGATCAGGACCCCCAG GAGGTGCAGAAAGAATCAGCCGCCGCCAGGAGGACCCCAAGGGGAAGCAAAGCAGAGCCCTCCCTGGACGTCGAg GTGTGA